A window from Plectropomus leopardus isolate mb chromosome 21, YSFRI_Pleo_2.0, whole genome shotgun sequence encodes these proteins:
- the pcolce2b gene encoding procollagen C-endopeptidase enhancer 2b → MPFMPRGENRRRACCSVCPTMWRTCSVFCAWSLLFLTEVYAQAQRRPSFTCGGNITGESGVIGSQGYPGVYPPNTKCVWRITVPEGKVVVLSFRFIDLESDNLCRYDYVDVYSGHVSGQRLGRFCGTFTPGALVSTGNKMLLQMVSDANTAGSGFLAVFSAAHPHERGDQYCGGRLDKPSGTFKTPNWPEKDYPAGVTCSWHIVAPRNQIIEVKFEKFDVERDNYCRYDHVSIFNGAEINDAKRIGKYCGDSPPAPVFSDGNQLLIQFLSDLSLTADGFIGHYKFRPKKFPTTTIPPTTTTQPVTTRPIPLKYSVALCQQKCKRRGTLESNYCSSNFVITGTVITAVMRGGSMYATVSIINVYKEGSLAIQQAGKTMSTKIIILCKKCPFIRRGLNYIFMGQVDEEGRGKIAPHHFVMAFKTKNQKGLNVLKNKRC, encoded by the exons ATGCCATTCATGCCACGGGGCGAAAACAGGCGAAGAGCCTGCTGCTCCGTTTGCCCAACAATGTGGAgaacatgcagtgttttttgcGCATGGAGTCTCCTGTTTTTGACAGAGGTCTATGCGCAGGCTCAGCGGAG ACCAAGCTTCACATGCGGAGGAAACATTACAGGGGAATCTGGAGTAATCGGGAGCCAGGGGTACCCAGGAGTTTACCCTCCAAATACCAAATGTGTGTGGAGGATCACG GTCCCTGAGGGAAAGGTAGTGGTCCTGTCATTCCGCTTTATTGACCTGGAGAGCGACAATCTATGCCGCTACGACTATGTGGACGTTTACAGTGGCCATGTCAGTGGCCAAAGACTTGGTCGCTTCTGTGGGACGTTCACACCGGGAGCCCTGGTTTCCACGGGCAACAAGATGCTCCTGCAGATGGTATCTGATGCCAACACAGCTGGGAGTGGCTTCCtggctgttttctctgctgcccACCCACATGAGCGAG GGGACCAGTACTGTGGAGGAAGACTGGACAAACCCTCAGGGACTTTCAAAACACCCAACTGGCCGGAGAAGGACTACCCAGCTGGTGTCACCTGCTCCTGGCACATAGTGGCACCAAGGAACCAG ATCATTGAAGTCAAATTCGAGAAGTTTGATGTGGAAAGAGACAACTACTGCCGCTATGACCACGTCTCCATTTTCAACGGAGCAGAGATCAACGATGCCAAGAGGATCGGCAAATACTGTGGAGACAGCCCCCCAGC GCCTGTATTCTCAGACGGGAACCAGCTCCTCATCCAGTTCCTGTCAGATCTCAGTCTGACCGCAGACGGTTTCATTGGACACTACAAGTTCCGACCAAAGAAATTCCCCACCACCACGATACCACCCACCACTACCACACAGCCAGTCACCACCAGGCCCATAC ctctgaagtACTCCGTCGCCCTGTGCCAGCAGAAATGCAAAAGACGAGGAACACTTGAGAGCAATTACTGCTCCAGCAATTTTG TGATAACCGGGACTGTAATTACTGCGGTGATGAGAGGAGGAAGCATGTACGCCACTGTCTCTATCATCAACGTGTACAAAGAAGGCAGCCTGGCCATCCAGCAGGCAGGAAAGACCATGAGTACCAAGATCATTATCTTGTGCAAGAAGTGTCCATTTATCAGGAGAG GCTTGAACTACATCTTCATGGGCCAGGTGGACGAGGAGGGCCGGGGCAAAATCGCCCCTCACCACTTTGTCATGGCGTTTAAGACGAAGAACCAGAAAGGACTCAACGTTCTGAAAAACAAGCGGTGCTGA